One Desulfovibrio fairfieldensis genomic window carries:
- a CDS encoding EAL domain-containing protein, producing MLSSSEQIKRTYAMGFLIGGIFLVCGLILLRQVSLQNERENALYLYDTVSQLRTLFQRQIALDFQTLRGVAVSLGHVPEKEILPVLKEVNDNNAFLRMGLAKPDGSVDLVDISGDLHRNVNLADEPFFQKALAGEPALSGVRRNSLGPGAVVYCAVPVYAENGVSGVLVAVNAADIFLNILGISLFDNQGVSSLIDGSGAYVLRASSGGAVIGGREGDIFRLGSLEDTKREQVLENLRDHRRGVFFYIADGKKYFAAYEPLDVNNWFLFCTVPAAALTLAPNALLFSICVIIGLALLLSFFLLWRVRVISNRYRGELERLAFVDPLTGARNANRLKMDASSLVRHNPDQIFAIWYADIKNFKFYNEMFGYEMGDRELVRIAGLLAACDGPLSLCCRVSADKFAGIRPMRDREEFSREFQRLCKRIENDAARLSRAFPLVLHVGVYGTDTAGSGELSFMDMLNRANIALRVAKEGRSDTCVFYSEDMRGLALRQLDIESRMENALRGSQFKLYFQPKVDIQNGNCVHGAEVLARWLDGDRLVPPCDFIPLFERNGFIVQLDRYMFSQACAWLQQRIRSGKEPLNIAVNVSRLSIMQDDFLQYYSNIKERYAIPDGLLELECTESLALFDERFRELVLELQKRGFRCSLDDFGAGFSSLNVLKELPIDVLKLDLLFLRKSQDLKRERIVVSNVIAMAQQLSIRTVAEGVESAEQVEFLRAKGCNLVQGYVFARPMPEADFEALLDSLGDRAMPLAQN from the coding sequence GTGCTCAGCAGTTCCGAACAAATCAAACGCACCTACGCGATGGGTTTTCTGATCGGCGGAATTTTCCTCGTCTGCGGTCTGATTTTGCTGCGTCAGGTAAGTTTGCAGAACGAGCGGGAAAACGCGCTTTATTTGTATGACACCGTCAGTCAGCTGCGTACGCTGTTTCAGCGCCAGATCGCGTTGGATTTCCAGACTCTGCGAGGCGTGGCCGTCAGTCTCGGCCATGTGCCGGAGAAAGAAATTCTTCCCGTCCTGAAGGAAGTCAATGACAATAACGCCTTTTTGCGCATGGGCCTGGCCAAGCCCGACGGCAGTGTGGACCTCGTGGACATCAGCGGGGACCTGCACCGGAATGTGAATCTGGCCGACGAGCCTTTTTTCCAGAAGGCCCTCGCGGGCGAGCCCGCGCTTTCCGGAGTGCGCCGGAATTCCCTCGGCCCCGGCGCGGTGGTCTACTGCGCGGTGCCCGTATATGCTGAAAACGGGGTCAGCGGCGTGCTTGTGGCCGTCAATGCGGCGGATATTTTTCTGAATATTCTCGGCATTTCCCTGTTCGACAATCAGGGCGTGTCGTCGCTCATTGACGGGAGCGGCGCGTATGTCCTGCGGGCCTCTTCCGGCGGGGCCGTGATCGGTGGCCGGGAGGGGGATATTTTCCGCCTCGGCTCCCTGGAAGACACCAAGCGGGAACAGGTGCTGGAAAATCTGCGGGACCACCGGCGCGGCGTTTTTTTCTACATTGCGGACGGCAAGAAGTATTTCGCCGCGTACGAACCTCTGGACGTCAACAACTGGTTTTTGTTCTGCACCGTGCCCGCGGCGGCCCTGACGCTGGCTCCCAACGCGCTGCTGTTCAGCATCTGCGTGATCATCGGCCTGGCCCTGCTGCTTTCCTTCTTTCTGCTCTGGCGCGTCCGCGTCATCAGCAACAGGTATCGCGGCGAACTTGAGCGCCTGGCCTTTGTGGACCCCCTGACCGGGGCGCGCAACGCCAACCGGCTCAAAATGGACGCTTCCTCCCTGGTGCGGCACAATCCGGATCAGATTTTCGCCATCTGGTACGCGGACATCAAGAATTTCAAGTTTTACAACGAAATGTTCGGCTATGAGATGGGCGACAGGGAACTGGTGCGCATCGCCGGGTTGCTGGCGGCCTGCGACGGCCCCTTGTCCCTCTGCTGCCGGGTCTCGGCGGACAAGTTCGCGGGCATCCGGCCCATGCGCGACCGGGAGGAGTTCTCCCGGGAGTTCCAGCGCCTCTGCAAACGGATTGAAAACGATGCGGCCCGGCTTTCGCGCGCCTTCCCCCTGGTGTTGCATGTGGGCGTCTACGGCACGGATACGGCCGGGAGCGGAGAGCTCTCTTTCATGGACATGCTCAACCGCGCCAATATCGCCCTGCGCGTGGCCAAGGAAGGACGTTCCGACACGTGCGTGTTCTACTCCGAGGACATGCGCGGCCTGGCCCTGCGTCAGCTGGATATCGAGAGCCGGATGGAGAACGCCCTGCGCGGGAGCCAGTTCAAGCTCTATTTCCAACCCAAGGTGGACATCCAGAACGGCAATTGCGTCCACGGCGCGGAAGTGCTGGCGCGCTGGCTTGACGGCGACCGTCTGGTGCCGCCGTGCGACTTCATTCCGCTCTTCGAGCGCAACGGCTTCATCGTCCAGCTTGACCGCTATATGTTCTCCCAGGCCTGCGCCTGGCTGCAGCAGCGCATCAGAAGCGGCAAGGAGCCGCTGAACATCGCGGTGAATGTTTCGCGCCTGAGCATCATGCAGGACGATTTCCTCCAGTATTACAGTAATATCAAAGAGCGCTACGCTATTCCCGACGGCCTGCTGGAGCTGGAGTGCACGGAATCGTTGGCCCTGTTTGACGAACGCTTCCGGGAGCTGGTGCTGGAATTGCAGAAACGCGGCTTCCGCTGCTCTCTGGATGATTTCGGCGCGGGTTTTTCCTCGCTCAATGTGCTCAAGGAGCTGCCCATTGACGTGCTCAAGCTGGATCTGCTGTTTTTGCGCAAAAGCCAGGATCTCAAGCGCGAGCGCATCGTGGTTTCCAATGTCATTGCCATGGCGCAGCAACTGAGCATCCGTACCGTAGCCGAAGGGGTGGAGAGCGCCGAACAGGTGGAATTTTTGCGGGCCAAGGGCTGCAACCTGGTGCAGGGCTATGTCTTTGCCCGGCCCATGCCCGAAGCGGACTTCGAAGCCCTGCTGGACAGCCTGGGCGACCGGGCCATGCCCTTGGCTCAGAACTAG
- a CDS encoding alpha-hydroxy-acid oxidizing protein → MDMKTLRRQARERMNGACRVCPQCDGKACAGELPGMGGIRTGASFRANVSALEKICLKMRLIHEVRAPETACEVLGLSLSMPVLIAPLAGTTFNMGNGLPEERFAQVVTEGARSAGTISCTGDGTSEVFGSGLNAVQAAEGWGIPVIKPWAGEAFFERLERAAQAGCRVVGMDIDTAAITALAKSKRPVSPKSRAELSAIVEKAHALGLKFLLKGVLSVEDALAAEECGCDAIVVSNHGGRAFEAVPGTAAVLPAIAQSVRRMTVLVDGGVRAGADVLKMLALGAAAVLIGRPAIIAAMGGEEEGVRMLLTRMQRQLEESMLLTGCASVREAGPHLLA, encoded by the coding sequence ATGGATATGAAAACACTGCGCCGACAGGCGCGAGAACGCATGAACGGGGCCTGCCGCGTCTGTCCCCAATGCGACGGCAAGGCCTGTGCCGGTGAACTGCCGGGCATGGGCGGCATCCGCACCGGCGCTTCGTTCCGCGCCAATGTAAGCGCCCTGGAAAAAATCTGTCTGAAAATGCGGCTGATTCATGAGGTGCGCGCTCCGGAAACCGCCTGCGAGGTATTGGGGCTCTCCTTGAGCATGCCGGTGCTGATTGCTCCGCTGGCGGGCACGACCTTCAATATGGGCAATGGGCTGCCCGAGGAGCGCTTTGCCCAGGTGGTCACGGAAGGAGCCCGTTCCGCCGGGACCATTTCCTGTACCGGCGACGGCACGTCCGAAGTGTTCGGCAGCGGGCTGAATGCCGTTCAGGCTGCCGAAGGCTGGGGTATCCCTGTTATCAAACCCTGGGCCGGAGAGGCCTTTTTCGAGCGCCTGGAGCGTGCGGCCCAGGCCGGTTGCCGCGTGGTGGGCATGGACATCGACACCGCCGCCATCACCGCCCTGGCCAAGAGCAAGCGCCCGGTATCGCCCAAAAGCCGCGCGGAACTGAGCGCCATTGTGGAAAAGGCCCATGCCCTGGGCTTGAAATTTCTGCTCAAGGGCGTGCTCAGCGTTGAAGACGCCCTGGCCGCCGAGGAATGCGGCTGCGACGCCATCGTGGTTTCCAATCACGGCGGCCGCGCTTTTGAGGCCGTGCCGGGCACGGCCGCCGTGTTGCCCGCCATCGCCCAAAGCGTGCGCCGGATGACAGTGCTTGTTGACGGCGGCGTGCGCGCCGGAGCGGATGTGCTCAAGATGCTGGCCCTGGGTGCGGCGGCCGTGCTGATCGGACGCCCTGCAATCATCGCGGCCATGGGCGGCGAGGAGGAGGGAGTCCGGATGTTGCTGACCCGGATGCAGCGCCAGCTTGAGGAAAGCATGCTGCTCACGGGCTGTGCCTCGGTTCGGGAGGCCGGGCCGCATCTGCTGGCCTGA
- a CDS encoding ATP-binding protein, whose protein sequence is MDLSWMLEEYDGIVYVSDMDSHELLYMNKAGRELFSLDEAALSRRPRCYEVLQGRDAPCPFCTNTYLNESGFYEWEFYNPRLQRTLLLKDRKVRWNGRNARIEFATDVSGYRRAIAGHERQRDSILQSLPGGIIRVDARDGRTILWYGGRFLEILGYTDEQFAQELQGRTSYVHPDDQGKIGELKAALRESGKTASTEMRVVTRRGEVRILTATFRYEDAAASADGIPSFYSVGIDITEIKARQELQQKALEDACRAARAADRAKTDFLSRMSHDIRTPLNAILGMADIAGTRLNDPRGAGECLKKIQTSGRHLLNLINEVLDMSKIESGQMRLAAEEMELAELVRNVLDVCGSLVKEKGHTLAVRADVAHERVRGDFGRLQQLFTNLLANAAKYTPAGGSISFSIDELPSLYTDVGLFECVIEDNGIGMSEDFVKHLFEPFKRADDPRICKVQGTGLGLVISRSIVRLMGGGIKVESRPEEGSRFIVSLPLRLAKETAAAAGAACEQAVLVLAADQEQNLRACRLLEDLGLRAVPAHSAAEARERISAERARSEHVAAVLLDQCLADEDEAASPRALRALCGEEQSLRVILVREPLSADGDSMRDGVDAFLDRPLFRSTLRRALLPGDAEGAESALSASNASLEGKRILLAEDNEINREIVVGLLEMKGASVDAAEDGQRALEMFCASAPDTYDLILMDIQMPRLNGYEAAAAIRARDRADARRVPILALTADAFPEDALLARRYGMNEHISKPVAAEQLYHAVGRWLL, encoded by the coding sequence ATGGATCTGAGCTGGATGCTGGAAGAGTATGACGGCATAGTCTATGTCAGCGACATGGACAGCCATGAGCTGCTCTATATGAATAAGGCCGGCCGTGAGCTCTTTAGTCTGGACGAGGCCGCGCTGTCCCGTCGTCCGCGCTGCTACGAGGTGCTGCAAGGCCGGGATGCGCCCTGCCCCTTTTGCACCAACACGTACCTGAACGAATCCGGCTTTTATGAGTGGGAATTTTACAATCCTCGCCTCCAGCGGACCTTGCTGTTGAAAGACAGGAAGGTCCGCTGGAACGGCCGGAACGCCCGCATCGAGTTCGCCACGGACGTCTCCGGCTACAGGCGGGCCATTGCCGGCCATGAGCGCCAGCGGGATTCGATTCTGCAAAGCCTGCCCGGCGGCATCATCCGGGTGGACGCCAGGGACGGCCGCACCATTCTCTGGTACGGGGGCCGGTTTCTGGAGATTCTCGGCTATACGGACGAACAATTCGCGCAGGAATTGCAGGGCCGGACTTCCTATGTGCATCCGGACGATCAGGGCAAAATCGGGGAACTGAAAGCCGCGTTGCGCGAAAGCGGCAAGACCGCCAGTACGGAAATGCGCGTTGTGACACGCAGAGGCGAGGTGCGCATACTGACCGCGACTTTCCGTTACGAAGATGCGGCTGCCAGCGCGGACGGCATCCCCTCTTTTTACAGTGTGGGCATTGACATTACGGAAATCAAGGCCCGCCAGGAGCTCCAGCAGAAAGCCCTGGAAGACGCCTGCCGCGCCGCCAGAGCGGCCGACCGGGCCAAGACGGACTTTCTTTCCCGGATGTCCCATGACATCCGCACGCCCCTGAACGCCATTCTCGGCATGGCCGATATCGCCGGAACCCGGCTGAACGATCCGCGCGGCGCCGGAGAGTGTTTGAAAAAGATTCAGACCTCCGGCAGGCACTTGCTCAATCTGATCAATGAAGTGCTGGACATGTCAAAGATCGAGAGCGGTCAGATGCGCCTTGCGGCGGAGGAAATGGAACTGGCCGAGCTTGTGCGCAACGTGCTGGATGTCTGCGGTTCTCTGGTGAAGGAGAAAGGGCACACTCTTGCGGTGCGGGCGGATGTTGCGCACGAGCGGGTGCGGGGAGACTTCGGCCGCCTGCAGCAACTGTTCACCAATCTGTTGGCCAATGCCGCGAAATATACGCCGGCGGGCGGCAGCATTTCCTTCAGCATCGACGAACTTCCCTCGCTCTATACCGATGTGGGCCTGTTTGAATGCGTCATCGAGGACAACGGCATCGGCATGTCCGAGGATTTCGTCAAACATCTTTTCGAGCCCTTCAAAAGGGCGGACGATCCCCGCATCTGCAAAGTACAGGGCACGGGCCTGGGCCTGGTCATCAGCCGAAGCATTGTGCGCCTGATGGGCGGCGGCATCAAGGTGGAAAGCAGGCCGGAAGAAGGCAGCCGCTTTATTGTCTCGTTGCCGTTGCGCCTGGCAAAGGAGACTGCCGCGGCTGCCGGGGCGGCCTGTGAACAGGCCGTGCTGGTGCTGGCCGCGGATCAGGAGCAAAATCTGCGCGCCTGCCGTCTGCTGGAGGATCTGGGCCTGCGGGCCGTGCCCGCGCACAGCGCCGCTGAAGCCCGAGAGCGAATCAGTGCCGAGCGGGCGCGCTCTGAGCATGTTGCCGCCGTGCTTCTGGACCAATGTCTGGCGGATGAGGACGAGGCGGCCTCGCCCCGAGCTCTCCGCGCGCTTTGCGGGGAGGAACAATCGTTGCGCGTCATCCTTGTCCGGGAGCCTCTGTCCGCGGACGGCGACTCCATGCGCGACGGCGTGGATGCCTTCCTCGACAGACCGTTGTTCCGCTCCACACTGCGCCGCGCTCTCCTGCCCGGCGACGCGGAGGGGGCCGAAAGCGCGCTGTCCGCGTCGAATGCGAGCCTGGAGGGCAAGCGCATCCTGCTGGCGGAAGATAACGAGATCAATCGGGAAATCGTGGTCGGCCTGCTTGAAATGAAGGGAGCCTCGGTGGATGCGGCGGAGGACGGCCAGCGTGCGCTGGAGATGTTCTGCGCTTCGGCGCCGGACACCTATGATCTGATTCTGATGGACATTCAGATGCCCCGGCTCAACGGCTATGAGGCCGCCGCGGCCATCCGCGCCCGGGACCGGGCCGACGCGCGCCGGGTTCCCATTCTCGCCCTGACGGCCGACGCTTTTCCGGAGGACGCGCTGCTGGCCCGGAGATACGGCATGAATGAGCATATTTCCAAGCCCGTGGCGGCGGAGCAGCTTTACCATGCCGTGGGGCGCTGGCTTCTTTGA
- a CDS encoding pyridoxal-phosphate-dependent aminotransferase family protein, translated as MTTVFGELDHVLLMAPGPSPVAPNVLKAMSIPTLGHLDPDCIKVMDAMQDQLRAVCKTKNAVTFPISGTGSAGMEATFVNLVERGDDVLIVNNGVFCSRMVEVATRLGAQVDVVECPWGQPIDPAAVKAQLDKKHYKILAAVHAETSTGINNPIAAIGELVKNSDTLYLVDSVAGLGGVDMRVDEWGIDAFYSGSQKCLSVPPGLAPASFSDAAMETIAKRKTKVPNWYMDVSLIRKYWEGSPRVYHHTAPINMYYAMHQALDNLLTEGLDASFARHVAMHQRLTDGLAKLGFTPYVKEGGAPQINLFLPPAGVDANTLRACLRKEHKIEVAGGLGDLAGKVIRVGVMGEGAREEPIDRLINAIKACINK; from the coding sequence ATGACCACAGTTTTCGGAGAATTGGATCACGTTCTGCTGATGGCCCCCGGCCCCAGCCCGGTCGCCCCCAATGTGCTCAAGGCCATGAGCATCCCCACGCTGGGTCATCTTGATCCCGACTGCATCAAAGTCATGGACGCCATGCAGGATCAGCTGCGCGCCGTGTGCAAAACCAAGAATGCCGTGACCTTCCCCATTTCCGGCACCGGTTCCGCCGGCATGGAAGCCACCTTCGTCAACCTGGTGGAACGCGGCGACGATGTGCTGATCGTCAACAACGGCGTGTTCTGCTCGCGCATGGTGGAAGTGGCCACGCGCCTGGGCGCGCAGGTGGACGTGGTGGAGTGCCCCTGGGGCCAGCCCATTGACCCGGCCGCCGTCAAGGCCCAGCTGGACAAGAAGCATTACAAGATTCTGGCCGCCGTGCATGCCGAAACCTCCACCGGCATCAACAACCCCATCGCCGCCATCGGCGAACTGGTCAAGAACAGCGACACCCTCTATCTGGTGGACAGCGTGGCCGGTCTGGGCGGCGTGGACATGCGCGTGGACGAATGGGGCATCGACGCCTTCTACAGCGGCTCGCAGAAATGCCTCTCCGTGCCTCCCGGACTGGCTCCCGCCTCCTTCTCCGACGCGGCCATGGAAACCATTGCCAAACGCAAGACCAAGGTGCCCAACTGGTACATGGACGTTTCCCTGATCCGCAAGTACTGGGAAGGTTCGCCCCGCGTCTATCACCACACCGCGCCCATCAACATGTACTATGCCATGCATCAGGCCCTGGACAATCTGCTGACCGAAGGCCTGGACGCCTCCTTCGCGCGCCATGTGGCCATGCATCAGCGCCTGACCGACGGCTTGGCCAAGCTCGGCTTCACGCCCTACGTCAAGGAAGGCGGGGCCCCGCAGATCAATCTCTTCCTGCCGCCCGCCGGTGTGGACGCCAATACCCTGCGCGCCTGCCTGCGCAAGGAGCACAAGATCGAAGTGGCCGGCGGCCTCGGCGATCTGGCCGGCAAGGTTATCCGCGTGGGCGTCATGGGTGAGGGGGCGCGCGAGGAACCCATCGACCGCCTGATCAACGCCATCAAGGCCTGCATCAACAAGTAA
- a CDS encoding N-acetyltransferase has product MPIAIPRFDAGDTVIVPDVRISDASALEIRSARVGDVHGMSALINQYASSNVMLARGPQYLYQHIQDYMVATAPASDDGRETVVACGSLHVLWEDLAEIRSIAVHQACQNQGLGKRLVDALVERCRRLGIPRVFVFTLAESFFSNCGFQEFQRESLPPVVWVECSKCPKFYRCDEIGMIRTL; this is encoded by the coding sequence ATGCCTATAGCCATTCCACGCTTTGACGCCGGGGATACCGTCATTGTCCCCGACGTGCGCATCAGCGACGCGTCCGCTCTGGAAATCCGCTCCGCCCGGGTGGGAGACGTACACGGCATGTCGGCCCTGATCAACCAGTATGCCTCCTCCAACGTCATGTTGGCGCGGGGGCCGCAATATCTGTACCAGCATATCCAGGACTATATGGTGGCAACGGCCCCGGCGTCGGACGACGGGCGGGAAACCGTGGTGGCCTGCGGTTCCCTGCACGTGCTCTGGGAGGATCTGGCGGAAATCCGCTCCATTGCCGTGCATCAGGCCTGCCAGAACCAGGGCCTGGGCAAGCGGCTGGTGGACGCGCTGGTGGAGCGCTGCCGCCGTCTGGGCATTCCCAGGGTCTTTGTGTTCACCCTGGCCGAATCTTTCTTCAGCAATTGCGGCTTCCAGGAATTTCAACGGGAAAGCCTGCCCCCTGTGGTCTGGGTGGAGTGCAGCAAGTGCCCGAAATTTTACCGATGTGACGAAATCGGCATGATCCGCACGCTTTGA
- the argF gene encoding ornithine carbamoyltransferase produces MNRLEQRDFLKEIDFTPEDLTYLLNLAAELKAAKKARREPKFMRDKNIVILFEKDSTRTRCSFEVAAHDQGAHVTYLGPSGSQMGKKESLADTARVLSRFFDGIEYRGYEQSRVEALAEYASVPVWNGLTNEWHPTQLLADMLTMRECCSKPLNRQSLAYLGDARYNMGNSLMIGSAMLGVDFRSVAPRELWTSDEVFEMARHIARSTGAEITRTESVEEGVKDCDFLYTDVWVSMGEPDEVWKERIKLLAPYRVDMAVMDKTGNPDCKFLHCLPAFHNRDTTVGEDIYRRFGIECMEVDDAVFESGRNMAFEEAENRMHTIKAVMVATLAEEPLSFEKK; encoded by the coding sequence ATGAACAGACTGGAGCAGAGGGATTTTCTGAAGGAAATCGACTTCACCCCGGAAGATCTGACCTATCTTCTGAATCTGGCGGCTGAACTCAAAGCGGCCAAAAAGGCCCGCCGCGAGCCCAAATTCATGCGGGACAAAAACATCGTGATCCTTTTTGAAAAGGATTCCACGCGTACCCGCTGCTCCTTTGAGGTGGCCGCCCATGATCAGGGCGCGCACGTCACCTATCTGGGGCCGTCCGGCTCGCAGATGGGCAAAAAGGAATCTCTGGCCGACACGGCCCGCGTGCTGTCACGTTTTTTTGACGGCATCGAATACCGGGGCTATGAACAGAGCCGCGTGGAGGCTCTGGCCGAATATGCCTCCGTGCCGGTCTGGAACGGCCTGACCAATGAATGGCATCCCACCCAGTTGCTGGCCGACATGCTGACCATGCGCGAATGCTGCTCCAAGCCCTTGAACCGGCAGAGCCTGGCGTATCTGGGCGACGCCCGTTACAATATGGGCAATTCCCTGATGATCGGCTCGGCCATGCTGGGCGTGGATTTCCGTTCCGTGGCCCCCAGGGAGCTCTGGACCTCGGACGAGGTTTTTGAAATGGCGAGGCATATCGCCCGGAGCACCGGGGCTGAAATCACGCGTACCGAAAGCGTGGAAGAGGGCGTCAAGGACTGCGATTTTCTCTATACCGACGTCTGGGTCTCCATGGGTGAGCCCGACGAGGTCTGGAAAGAACGCATCAAACTGCTTGCCCCCTACCGCGTGGACATGGCCGTCATGGACAAGACGGGCAATCCGGATTGCAAGTTTCTGCACTGCCTGCCCGCTTTCCACAATCGGGACACCACAGTGGGCGAGGACATCTACCGGCGCTTCGGCATCGAATGCATGGAAGTGGACGACGCCGTTTTTGAATCCGGCCGCAATATGGCCTTTGAAGAGGCGGAAAACCGGATGCACACCATCAAAGCCGTGATGGTGGCTACTCTGGCTGAAGAGCCGCTGTCCTTCGAGAAAAAGTAA
- a CDS encoding histidine-type phosphatase, protein MRALHLFFFTLACAFFFSSPAAEAVEDGDARLLKIVALSRHGVRSPTQDMKTLSVWSARLWPHWPVERGHLTPRGARLVTAMWADLRGVLLNHGLLPDALCPPPGAVFVRADTDQRTRATARALLDGLGPDCAQGYAVADAGPDPLFHPVKAGLFAFDPAATATDVLNTTDGGLEQLQEDFAGPLALIDQLSAPPSPELCSRFGLSPQCRLSDLPNAVSVSPEGRSVALVGGLGIASSLAEIFLLEYGQWPGSDAGWGQVDGKTLSQVLPVHSRVFDVVNRTPLVAWARGSSLLTEMTAALTGAHYDQRLNAASLVVFMGHDTNIANLGGLLGVNWQAESYPPNDIPPAGVLFLELWGRGDKREVRVRFYAQPLEALHAPFDGEYSPLAAVLALRKDAVSPARSPDARSAAQNEPEASADPRRHAPVAARVSAPPVVGEARFELSDFTRLVRDKTAGAPLAPQQVPRLHLVRDAAE, encoded by the coding sequence ATGCGCGCCCTGCATCTCTTTTTTTTCACCTTGGCCTGCGCCTTTTTTTTCAGTTCTCCGGCAGCCGAAGCCGTTGAGGACGGCGACGCCCGGCTGCTCAAAATAGTAGCCCTGTCCAGGCACGGCGTACGTTCGCCCACCCAGGACATGAAAACCCTGTCCGTCTGGAGCGCCCGTCTCTGGCCGCACTGGCCGGTGGAGCGCGGGCACCTGACGCCGCGCGGGGCGCGGCTGGTCACCGCTATGTGGGCGGATCTGCGCGGTGTGCTGCTCAATCACGGCCTGCTGCCGGATGCGCTTTGCCCTCCACCGGGCGCGGTTTTCGTGCGCGCCGACACGGACCAGCGCACCAGGGCCACGGCACGGGCGCTGCTTGACGGCCTGGGTCCGGACTGCGCGCAGGGCTATGCCGTGGCCGACGCCGGGCCCGATCCCCTTTTCCATCCGGTCAAGGCCGGCCTGTTCGCCTTTGATCCCGCGGCCACGGCCACGGACGTTCTGAATACGACTGACGGCGGCCTGGAGCAGCTGCAGGAGGATTTCGCCGGTCCGCTGGCCCTCATCGACCAGCTGAGCGCGCCGCCTTCGCCCGAGCTGTGCAGCCGTTTCGGCCTGTCGCCGCAATGCCGTCTTTCCGATCTCCCCAATGCTGTGAGCGTCTCGCCGGAAGGCCGTAGTGTGGCCCTTGTCGGGGGCCTGGGCATTGCCTCCAGCCTGGCGGAGATCTTTCTGCTGGAGTACGGGCAATGGCCCGGCAGCGACGCCGGTTGGGGCCAGGTGGACGGCAAGACCTTGAGCCAGGTGCTGCCCGTGCACAGCCGCGTTTTCGACGTGGTCAACCGCACGCCCCTGGTGGCCTGGGCGCGCGGCTCGTCCCTGCTCACGGAAATGACCGCCGCCCTGACGGGCGCGCATTATGACCAGCGCCTCAACGCGGCCTCCCTGGTGGTGTTCATGGGGCACGACACCAATATTGCCAATCTGGGCGGCCTGCTGGGCGTCAACTGGCAGGCCGAAAGCTATCCCCCCAATGACATTCCCCCGGCGGGCGTCTTGTTTCTGGAACTCTGGGGCCGGGGGGACAAGCGGGAAGTGCGGGTGCGGTTTTACGCCCAGCCGCTGGAGGCGTTGCACGCGCCTTTTGACGGAGAATACTCGCCCCTTGCCGCCGTTCTGGCGTTGCGGAAGGACGCGGTCAGTCCTGCCCGGTCTCCGGACGCTCGGAGCGCCGCTCAGAACGAACCGGAAGCGTCGGCCGATCCGCGCCGACATGCGCCGGTGGCCGCACGGGTCAGCGCGCCGCCCGTGGTGGGCGAAGCCCGCTTTGAACTCAGCGACTTCACGCGCTTGGTACGCGACAAAACCGCAGGCGCGCCGCTGGCCCCGCAGCAGGTTCCCCGGCTGCATCTGGTCAGGGACGCTGCGGAATGA
- a CDS encoding Ada metal-binding domain-containing protein: MFVGKIMQSLRRLVCVWAVMCVLLSGLAVAAVAAGPYHGNVQSRIYHNSSCRYYFCKRCTAVFATAQAARAAGYRPCRVCGG; this comes from the coding sequence ATGTTTGTGGGGAAAATTATGCAGAGTCTACGCCGCTTGGTCTGCGTATGGGCGGTCATGTGCGTGCTGTTGTCCGGCCTTGCCGTGGCTGCCGTTGCCGCCGGGCCGTATCACGGCAATGTACAGAGCCGGATTTACCATAACAGTTCCTGCCGTTACTACTTTTGTAAACGGTGCACGGCGGTGTTTGCGACAGCCCAGGCCGCGCGGGCTGCCGGATACCGGCCCTGCAGAGTTTGCGGCGGCTGA